Proteins encoded by one window of Pseudomonas sp. PSKL.D1:
- a CDS encoding sigma-54-dependent transcriptional regulator, translating into MTTEMHIDSQAQVLLVDDDPHLRQALSQTLDLAGLKVVAMADAQGLADRIEPDWPGVVVSDIRMPGIDGLQLLEQLHARDNELPVLLITGHGDVPLAVQAMRAGAYDFLEKPFASDALLDSVRRALALRRLVLDNRSLRLALSDRQQLATRLVGHSPSMQRLREQIGALAGTRADVLILGETGAGKEVVARALHDLSSRRDGPFVAINAGALAESVVESELFGHEPGAFTGAQKRRIGKFEFANGGTLFLDEIESMSLDVQVKLLRLLQERVVERLGGNQLIPLDIRIIAATKEDLRQSADQGRFRADLYYRLNVAPLRIPPLRERGDDILVLFQHFADAASQRHGLPPHSLQPAQRAMLLRHDWPGNVRELQNAAERFALGLELALDGQVPSAPAPSAPILLGNLSEQVEQFERSLIAAELGQPHSSMRSLAEALGIPRKTLHDKLRKHGLNFEGGSNGAEEHEDNRP; encoded by the coding sequence ATGACGACCGAGATGCACATCGACAGCCAAGCCCAGGTGTTGCTGGTCGACGACGACCCACACCTGCGCCAGGCCCTGAGCCAAACACTGGACCTGGCCGGCCTCAAGGTGGTCGCCATGGCCGATGCCCAAGGCTTGGCCGACCGTATCGAGCCCGACTGGCCGGGGGTGGTGGTCAGTGATATCCGCATGCCCGGTATCGACGGCCTGCAATTGCTCGAACAACTGCACGCCCGTGACAACGAATTGCCGGTGCTACTGATCACTGGCCACGGTGATGTGCCACTGGCCGTGCAAGCCATGCGGGCGGGCGCCTATGATTTCCTCGAAAAACCCTTTGCCAGCGACGCATTGCTCGACAGCGTGCGCCGCGCCTTGGCCCTGCGCAGGCTGGTGCTGGACAACCGCAGCCTGCGCCTGGCGCTGAGCGACCGGCAGCAATTGGCCACGCGCCTGGTAGGCCATTCACCCTCGATGCAGCGCTTGCGCGAGCAAATTGGTGCCTTGGCCGGCACACGCGCCGACGTGCTGATCCTTGGCGAAACCGGTGCCGGCAAGGAAGTCGTTGCCCGCGCCCTGCACGATTTGTCGAGCCGGCGAGATGGCCCATTCGTGGCCATCAACGCCGGCGCGCTGGCCGAATCGGTGGTTGAAAGCGAACTGTTCGGCCATGAGCCAGGGGCGTTCACCGGGGCGCAAAAGCGTCGTATCGGCAAATTCGAGTTCGCCAATGGCGGCACCCTGTTCCTCGACGAAATCGAGAGCATGAGCCTGGACGTGCAGGTGAAATTGCTGCGCCTGTTGCAGGAGCGTGTGGTGGAACGGCTGGGGGGCAACCAGCTGATCCCCTTGGACATCCGCATCATCGCCGCCACCAAGGAAGACTTGCGCCAGTCCGCCGACCAAGGCCGCTTCCGGGCCGACCTGTATTACCGGCTGAACGTAGCGCCGTTGCGCATCCCGCCATTGCGCGAGCGTGGTGATGACATTCTGGTCCTGTTCCAGCACTTCGCCGACGCTGCAAGCCAGCGCCACGGCTTGCCGCCCCACAGCCTGCAGCCCGCCCAGCGGGCGATGCTGCTGCGTCACGACTGGCCGGGTAACGTGCGTGAGCTGCAAAACGCCGCCGAAAGATTTGCGCTGGGGCTTGAGCTGGCCCTTGATGGCCAGGTGCCTAGCGCACCCGCCCCCTCAGCGCCCATTTTGTTGGGCAATCTCAGTGAGCAGGTCGAACAGTTCGAACGCTCACTGATCGCAGCAGAACTCGGTCAGCCCCACAGTTCGATGCGCAGCCTGGCCGAAGCGCTTGGCATTCCTCGCAAAACCCTGCATGACAAATTGCGAAAGCATGGCCTGAACTTCGAAGGTGGCAGTAATGGGGCTGAAGAGCACGAGGACAACCGCCCATGA
- a CDS encoding sensor histidine kinase, with amino-acid sequence MIAKPTPPRRPRWRSLALLALCLIPLLWPLHHLAERYYQDELASQNRQTLDLYVANLLGTLHRYETLPQILGDLPALRGVLADPFKLEAVTNANRLLKDIVHQTGAEVMYLMDVSGNTLAASNWDKHDSFVGRNFAFRPYFIEAMDGHLGRFFGQGTTSAKRGYFFAAAVRDRERIVGVLVVKVDLDHTETLWGRTPEQLLLTDQNGVVVLTSRPDWRFRATRELTEAERQAIIAIQPYPTQAPQPLVLNQDAWLIQTRDIKETGWQVSILAPRLLVDRSVQTVVAIGGGTLLVVMLLAGLVMQRRRHYIDRIDLEARGRQELEKRVVERTSDLEGLNTRLKSAVLERENAQQELVRAQDELVQAGKLSVLGTMSASISHELNQPLAAIRSYAENAEILLDHQRTEDARGNLKLIGELTGRMASIIAHLRAFARRDRHAPESVALQPALDDALALLAKRRRAMAVELIRDLPDATLWVQAGETRLRQVLGNLLANALDALTEKANPRRLWLSAEKRDDCVYLYIRDNGPGFSRQALEHAKEPFFTTKTRTQGLGLGLAICESLMRALGGELLLANHPEGGALLTLQLRVAAPGANLQPSEDPSA; translated from the coding sequence ATGATTGCAAAACCTACGCCCCCTCGCCGCCCCCGCTGGCGCAGCCTGGCCCTGCTGGCCCTGTGCCTTATCCCGCTGTTGTGGCCGCTGCACCACCTCGCCGAACGCTACTATCAGGACGAACTGGCCTCGCAAAACCGCCAGACACTCGACCTGTACGTCGCCAACCTGCTCGGCACCCTGCACCGCTACGAAACCCTGCCACAAATCCTCGGCGACCTGCCGGCGTTGCGCGGTGTGCTGGCCGACCCGTTCAAGCTCGAGGCCGTGACCAACGCCAACCGGCTACTGAAGGACATCGTCCACCAGACCGGGGCGGAGGTTATGTACCTGATGGACGTCAGCGGCAACACCTTGGCCGCCTCCAATTGGGACAAGCACGACAGCTTCGTGGGCCGCAATTTCGCCTTCCGCCCTTACTTCATCGAAGCGATGGACGGCCACCTCGGGCGCTTCTTCGGCCAAGGGACCACGTCGGCCAAGCGCGGCTACTTCTTCGCCGCAGCTGTGCGAGACCGCGAGCGCATCGTTGGTGTGCTCGTTGTAAAAGTCGACCTCGATCACACCGAAACGCTGTGGGGCCGCACGCCCGAACAGCTTTTGCTGACTGACCAGAACGGCGTGGTGGTGCTGACCTCCCGGCCCGACTGGCGCTTTCGCGCAACCCGCGAACTGACCGAGGCCGAACGCCAGGCGATCATCGCCATCCAGCCCTACCCCACCCAGGCGCCACAGCCCTTGGTGCTGAACCAGGACGCCTGGCTGATCCAGACCCGCGATATCAAGGAAACCGGCTGGCAAGTCAGCATTCTTGCCCCCCGCCTGTTGGTTGACCGCTCGGTGCAAACGGTCGTGGCCATTGGTGGTGGCACATTGCTTGTGGTCATGCTGCTGGCTGGCCTGGTGATGCAGCGGCGTCGGCATTACATCGACCGCATCGACCTCGAGGCACGCGGCCGCCAAGAGTTGGAAAAGCGCGTGGTTGAACGGACCTCTGACCTTGAAGGGCTCAATACCCGGCTCAAGAGTGCCGTGCTGGAGCGAGAAAACGCCCAGCAGGAACTGGTGCGCGCTCAGGACGAGCTGGTACAGGCTGGCAAGCTGTCTGTGCTTGGCACCATGTCGGCAAGCATCAGCCATGAACTCAATCAACCGCTGGCAGCCATCCGTAGCTACGCGGAAAACGCCGAAATCCTGCTCGATCACCAACGCACAGAAGACGCACGCGGCAACCTCAAGCTGATTGGCGAACTGACCGGGCGCATGGCCTCGATCATCGCCCACCTGCGCGCCTTCGCCCGCCGCGACCGCCACGCCCCGGAGAGCGTCGCCCTGCAACCGGCGCTGGATGACGCGCTGGCCCTGCTGGCCAAGCGCCGCCGTGCCATGGCGGTGGAGCTGATCCGTGACCTGCCGGACGCCACCCTGTGGGTGCAGGCGGGCGAAACACGCCTGCGCCAGGTGCTGGGTAACTTGCTGGCCAACGCACTCGACGCACTCACCGAAAAAGCCAACCCGCGCAGGCTTTGGCTGAGTGCCGAAAAACGCGATGACTGCGTCTACCTGTACATCCGCGACAACGGCCCGGGCTTCAGCCGCCAAGCGCTGGAACACGCCAAAGAGCCTTTCTTCACCACCAAGACCCGCACTCAGGGCTTGGGATTGGGCCTGGCCATCTGCGAAAGCCTGATGCGCGCGCTCGGCGGCGAACTACTGCTGGCCAACCACCCGGAAGGCGGCGCACTGCTCACCCTGCAACTGCGCGTGGCCGCACCCGGCGCCAACTTGCAACCTTCGGAGGACCCCTCGGCATGA
- the cysQ gene encoding 3'(2'),5'-bisphosphate nucleotidase CysQ, with the protein MNDLQLMHEVVKLAQLAGEAILPFWRADVAVTNKADDSPVTAADLAAHRVIADGLQALAPQIPVLSEEDCNIPLAERQGWQRWWLVDPLDGTKEFIAGSEEFTVNIALIENGEVVFGVVSMPTNGRCYFGGQKLGAWRAEAGADAVAITVRNAPPAGTPFTVVASRRHSSPQQEALLACLGAAVGEMELANIGSSLKFCLLAEGNADCYPRLAPTSQWDTAAAQGVVEGAGGEVIGLDGLPFSYPARETLLNPFFLALPRDVRWRQALIQSAGAL; encoded by the coding sequence ATGAACGACCTGCAATTGATGCATGAAGTGGTCAAACTTGCCCAATTGGCCGGTGAGGCGATCTTGCCGTTCTGGCGCGCTGATGTAGCGGTCACCAACAAGGCGGACGACTCGCCAGTGACGGCTGCAGACCTTGCTGCGCACCGGGTGATCGCAGACGGCTTGCAGGCGCTGGCGCCTCAAATCCCGGTCCTTTCCGAGGAAGATTGCAATATACCGCTGGCCGAGCGACAAGGCTGGCAGCGCTGGTGGCTGGTCGACCCGCTGGATGGCACCAAGGAGTTTATTGCCGGTAGCGAGGAGTTCACCGTCAATATCGCGCTGATCGAGAATGGCGAAGTGGTGTTTGGCGTGGTTTCGATGCCGACCAATGGGCGTTGCTACTTTGGTGGGCAAAAACTGGGCGCTTGGCGCGCAGAAGCGGGCGCCGATGCAGTGGCGATTACTGTGCGCAATGCTCCGCCTGCGGGCACCCCATTCACGGTGGTGGCCAGCCGTCGCCACAGCAGCCCGCAGCAGGAAGCGCTGCTGGCGTGCCTAGGGGCTGCTGTAGGTGAAATGGAACTGGCCAATATCGGCAGTTCGTTGAAGTTTTGCCTGCTGGCTGAAGGCAATGCGGACTGTTACCCGCGCTTGGCGCCGACGTCCCAGTGGGACACGGCGGCAGCGCAAGGGGTGGTGGAAGGTGCTGGAGGCGAGGTGATCGGCCTGGATGGCTTGCCGTTCAGTTACCCGGCACGGGAGACGCTGCTCAACCCGTTTTTCCTGGCCTTGCCCCGCGACGTCCGTTGGCGACAAGCGCTCATCCAGTCAGCCGGGGCCCTGTAG
- a CDS encoding IS110 family transposase: protein MSVWVGLDIGSRTSIAGVRKDGRPAGQWDIAQTPAGRKAAVKKLLALKPKSIVMEATGIYYLDLALELHAADLPVSVINPKSFHNFAKLMLVNSKTDAIDAQLLSEYGERMTPRLWTPPNPVQLELRALGRHINRLVGHRTRAKNELHALQATATTVSMLIEDQEEAIVSLDNRIERFRKAGRELIAQCPTLTRQYKQLLAGPGMGEVSALAALAELTTLPQMLKSSQVARHAGLDVRQTQSGTSIDKPGRLGKSGNAYLRAAMYMPALTAVRCDPYARAFYESLVNRGKKKMQAIAAVMRKYLTGIWACMRGDEPFDTAKLFSAEHLRKA from the coding sequence ATGAGTGTCTGGGTTGGTCTCGATATCGGCTCACGTACTTCGATCGCCGGGGTGCGCAAAGATGGGCGTCCTGCCGGTCAGTGGGATATCGCTCAAACACCGGCAGGCCGTAAGGCTGCAGTAAAAAAGCTGCTGGCACTCAAGCCCAAGTCGATCGTGATGGAGGCGACCGGGATCTATTACTTGGACTTGGCCCTTGAGCTACATGCGGCCGATCTCCCTGTTTCAGTGATCAACCCCAAGAGCTTCCACAATTTCGCCAAACTGATGCTGGTGAACAGCAAGACCGATGCAATAGATGCTCAACTGCTGTCCGAGTACGGCGAGCGTATGACACCACGCTTGTGGACACCCCCAAACCCTGTGCAGCTTGAGCTGCGAGCTCTGGGTCGACATATCAATCGATTGGTGGGACACCGCACCAGGGCAAAAAACGAGCTGCATGCATTACAGGCAACGGCTACGACCGTGTCGATGCTGATCGAGGATCAAGAGGAAGCGATTGTTTCACTGGATAATCGAATTGAGCGCTTCCGTAAGGCAGGTCGCGAGCTGATCGCCCAGTGTCCGACGCTTACTCGGCAGTACAAGCAGCTACTTGCAGGTCCCGGGATGGGAGAAGTCTCGGCACTTGCTGCACTCGCTGAACTGACCACCCTTCCTCAAATGCTCAAGTCCTCGCAGGTAGCTCGCCACGCGGGACTCGATGTTCGACAGACACAATCGGGGACGAGCATTGATAAGCCCGGCAGACTCGGCAAAAGTGGGAATGCGTACCTGCGGGCAGCCATGTACATGCCTGCCTTGACCGCGGTGCGCTGCGACCCTTATGCGAGGGCTTTTTACGAGTCGCTGGTCAACAGGGGCAAGAAGAAAATGCAGGCCATCGCTGCCGTCATGCGTAAGTACCTGACAGGCATCTGGGCATGCATGCGTGGAGATGAGCCATTTGATACGGCCAAGCTTTTCAGCGCTGAACACCTGAGAAAAGCTTGA
- a CDS encoding thioesterase domain-containing protein, with translation MSSDSQYLQSVLHTDIPLTREMGLEVIDWQGHNLRLQLPLAANVNHKSTMFGGSLYCAAVLAGWGWLHLRLRELGIDDGHIVIQEGQISYPLPVTGTAVAQCAAPDEKTWERFLAMYQRRGRARLTLETTVSNEGSEEPAVRFSGQYVLHR, from the coding sequence ATGAGCAGTGATAGCCAATACCTGCAGTCAGTGCTGCACACCGACATTCCTCTGACCCGCGAAATGGGCCTTGAAGTCATCGACTGGCAAGGCCATAACCTGCGCCTGCAATTGCCACTGGCCGCAAACGTCAACCACAAGAGCACCATGTTTGGCGGCAGCCTTTACTGCGCCGCGGTGCTTGCGGGGTGGGGCTGGCTGCACCTTCGGTTACGTGAGCTGGGCATCGATGACGGGCACATCGTCATTCAGGAAGGCCAGATCAGTTACCCGTTACCGGTCACGGGTACGGCGGTGGCGCAATGTGCTGCGCCGGACGAAAAAACTTGGGAGCGCTTCCTTGCGATGTACCAGCGTCGCGGCCGGGCACGGCTGACGCTGGAAACCACGGTGAGCAATGAAGGTAGCGAGGAGCCTGCCGTTCGGTTCAGTGGCCAGTACGTCTTGCATCGCTAA
- a CDS encoding aminotransferase — MPLSTLIQRSSLPSPSLSEAQAHALLQAHYDLAGTLEPLGSQQDLNFRLDTGQGRFVLKVCHGSYAQVELEAQHAALAYLHEQGLPVPAVRTARDGQALLALDIEGQPLRARLLDYIEGQPLTRLKHLEPRLVAELGALCARLDKALAGFEHPGLARTLQWDPQHAHALVEHLLPVLQDAGQRTRVETATQLAASHLAPLVGQLPSQAVHLDITDDNAVWARDSERQWQLQGIIDFGDLLRTWRIADLSVTCAALLHHAEGDPLRILPAVSAYQAINPLTEAELRALWPLVINRAAVLVLSSEQQLAVDPGNQYTRDNIAHEWEIFDTATAVPFALMEAAILQAAGMRPAAPDLAGCATLLPELAGQAVERVDLGVLSVHCEAGNWEQPGFDQRLLSAQPAPACSLHGQYRLSQTHIDRPEEPATCALGVELHVPNGSVVQAPEAGTWQRHGDGRGCLLTATWALWLSGLEDTPAEGQTLAKGQALGSCCGFLTVQLCLAVDIQPPFFATPSRADAWLALCPSPAPLLGFDCNAEPLTDPQALLARRDASFARSQKHYYAQPPHIERGWRNYLIDMQGRSYLDMLNNVAVLGHGHPRMVAESARQWSLVNTNSRFHYAAIAEFSERLLEVAPAGFDRVFLVNSGTEANDLAIRLAWAFSGGRDLLSVLEAYHGWSVATDAISTSIADNPQALETRPDWVHPVEAPNTFRGRFRGAGSAADYLRDVDAKLADLDGRGRQLAGMICEPVYGNAGGISLPPGYLKEAYAKVRARGGVCIADEVQVGYGRLGEYFWGFEEQGVVPDIITMAKGMGNGQPLGAVITRREIAEALEAEGYFFSSAGGSPVSCRIGMAVLDVMKEEGLWENARDTGRYFKARLEALVDKHPLAGAAHGSGFYLGLELVRDRSTLEPATEETTTLCNRLRDLGIFMQPTGDYLNILKIKPPMCTTRASVDYFVDSIDRILSEGL, encoded by the coding sequence ATGCCCCTCAGCACCCTGATCCAGCGCTCCAGCTTGCCCAGCCCTTCGCTTAGTGAAGCCCAGGCTCACGCCTTGCTCCAGGCCCACTACGATCTGGCTGGCACCCTGGAACCTTTGGGTAGCCAGCAGGACCTCAACTTCCGGCTGGACACCGGGCAGGGGCGGTTTGTGCTCAAGGTATGCCACGGTAGCTATGCCCAGGTTGAACTGGAGGCTCAGCACGCCGCGCTGGCTTACCTGCACGAGCAAGGCTTGCCTGTGCCTGCTGTGCGCACCGCCCGTGACGGGCAGGCACTGCTGGCGCTGGACATCGAGGGGCAACCGCTGCGCGCGCGGCTGCTGGATTACATTGAAGGCCAGCCCCTTACGCGTCTGAAACACCTCGAACCACGGCTGGTAGCGGAACTGGGTGCACTGTGCGCCCGGCTTGACAAGGCGCTGGCCGGCTTCGAGCACCCGGGCCTGGCGCGCACCCTGCAGTGGGACCCACAGCACGCCCACGCGTTGGTTGAGCACTTGTTACCCGTGCTTCAGGACGCGGGGCAACGCACCCGAGTGGAAACCGCCACGCAGTTGGCCGCCAGCCATCTGGCACCGCTGGTCGGGCAACTGCCGAGCCAGGCCGTGCACTTGGACATCACCGATGACAATGCTGTGTGGGCCCGCGACAGCGAACGCCAGTGGCAGCTGCAAGGGATCATCGATTTTGGTGACCTGCTGCGCACCTGGCGCATCGCCGACTTGTCGGTAACGTGCGCGGCACTGCTGCACCATGCCGAAGGCGACCCGCTGCGTATTCTGCCTGCCGTCAGCGCCTACCAGGCCATCAACCCGCTGACCGAGGCCGAGCTGCGTGCGCTGTGGCCGTTGGTAATCAATCGCGCCGCCGTGCTGGTGTTGAGCAGCGAGCAGCAACTGGCTGTGGACCCCGGCAACCAGTACACCCGTGACAACATTGCCCATGAATGGGAAATTTTCGATACCGCAACCGCAGTGCCCTTTGCCTTGATGGAGGCTGCCATCCTGCAGGCTGCCGGCATGCGGCCGGCTGCTCCTGACTTGGCAGGTTGCGCGACATTGCTGCCAGAGCTGGCCGGGCAGGCAGTGGAGCGCGTCGATCTTGGTGTGCTGAGCGTGCACTGCGAAGCAGGTAACTGGGAGCAACCCGGCTTTGACCAACGCCTGCTCAGTGCGCAGCCTGCACCCGCCTGCAGCTTGCATGGGCAATATCGCCTGTCGCAAACCCACATCGACCGGCCCGAAGAGCCGGCAACCTGCGCGCTCGGGGTGGAGTTGCATGTACCCAATGGCAGCGTGGTACAAGCGCCGGAAGCTGGCACCTGGCAGCGCCACGGTGACGGCCGCGGCTGCTTGCTTACGGCAACATGGGCGCTTTGGCTGAGTGGGCTGGAAGATACCCCGGCTGAAGGCCAAACCTTGGCCAAAGGCCAGGCTCTGGGCAGTTGCTGTGGGTTCTTGACTGTTCAACTGTGCCTGGCCGTCGACATCCAGCCGCCGTTTTTCGCCACGCCGTCCCGTGCAGACGCCTGGCTGGCGCTATGCCCGTCACCTGCGCCATTGCTGGGGTTCGATTGCAATGCCGAGCCATTGACTGACCCGCAGGCCCTGCTGGCACGCCGCGATGCCAGCTTTGCCCGGTCCCAGAAGCACTACTACGCACAGCCCCCACACATCGAGCGCGGCTGGCGCAATTACCTGATAGACATGCAGGGCCGCTCGTACCTGGACATGCTCAACAACGTTGCGGTGCTTGGCCATGGGCACCCGCGTATGGTGGCCGAATCGGCGCGGCAGTGGTCGCTGGTGAATACCAACTCAAGGTTCCATTACGCCGCCATCGCTGAATTCTCCGAGCGTTTGCTTGAGGTTGCGCCAGCAGGCTTTGACCGGGTGTTTTTGGTGAACAGCGGTACTGAAGCCAATGACCTGGCCATCCGCCTGGCCTGGGCCTTCAGCGGTGGGCGTGACCTGCTCAGTGTGCTGGAGGCCTACCATGGCTGGTCGGTGGCCACCGACGCAATTTCCACTTCGATCGCCGACAACCCGCAAGCCCTCGAAACCCGACCTGACTGGGTGCATCCAGTGGAGGCGCCGAATACCTTCCGCGGCCGCTTCCGGGGCGCCGGCAGCGCGGCCGATTACCTGCGCGACGTCGATGCCAAGCTTGCCGACCTGGATGGCCGTGGTCGCCAGCTGGCCGGCATGATTTGCGAGCCAGTGTATGGCAACGCGGGCGGGATCTCGTTGCCGCCGGGTTACCTGAAAGAAGCGTACGCCAAGGTCCGGGCACGCGGTGGGGTGTGCATCGCCGACGAAGTGCAGGTGGGTTACGGCCGCCTGGGTGAGTACTTCTGGGGCTTTGAAGAACAGGGCGTTGTACCCGACATCATCACCATGGCCAAAGGTATGGGCAACGGCCAGCCGCTTGGCGCTGTGATCACCCGCCGGGAAATCGCCGAGGCGCTGGAGGCAGAGGGCTACTTCTTCTCCTCGGCCGGCGGCAGCCCGGTCAGTTGCCGTATCGGCATGGCAGTGCTGGACGTGATGAAAGAAGAGGGCCTGTGGGAAAACGCCCGTGATACCGGGCGTTATTTCAAGGCGCGGCTAGAAGCGCTGGTCGATAAACATCCGCTTGCCGGTGCAGCCCACGGGTCAGGTTTTTATCTGGGCCTGGAGTTGGTGCGTGACCGCAGCACGCTGGAGCCAGCCACCGAGGAAACCACCACGTTGTGCAACCGCCTGCGCGATCTGGGCATCTTCATGCAGCCAACCGGTGACTACCTGAATATCCTCAAGATCAAGCCGCCGATGTGTACCACGCGCGCCAGCGTGGACTACTTTGTGGACAGCATTGACCGAATTCTTTCCGAAGGCTTGTGA
- the aguA gene encoding agmatine deiminase: MKTLNSTPRADGFHMPAEWAPQSQVWMVWPERSDNWRLGGKPAQAAHVTLAKAIARFEPVTVAVSAGQYENARRQLDLPNIRVVEISNDDAWVRDTGPTFVINDKGEVRGVDWGFNAWGGFDGGLYAPWNRDEELAAKVLEMERCQRYHTEGFVLEGGSIHVDGEGTLITTEECLLNRNRNPHLNREQIEDILREHLAVETIVWLPDGLYNDETDGHVDNFCCYVSPGEVLLAWTDDSNDPNYARCHAAYEVLKNTRDAKGREFVVHKMPIPGPLFATEEECAGVDHVAGSQERDPSVRLAGSYVNFLIVNGGIIAPSFNDPADAQARAILAKIFPDHEVVMIPGRELLLGGGNIHCLTQQQPAPYKR, translated from the coding sequence ATGAAAACCCTCAACTCCACCCCGCGTGCCGATGGCTTCCACATGCCTGCCGAGTGGGCGCCACAGAGCCAGGTCTGGATGGTCTGGCCAGAGCGCTCCGATAACTGGCGCCTGGGTGGCAAGCCTGCTCAGGCCGCCCACGTAACCTTGGCCAAGGCCATCGCCCGCTTCGAGCCTGTGACCGTTGCCGTTTCCGCTGGCCAATACGAAAACGCCCGTCGCCAGCTCGACCTGCCTAACATCCGCGTGGTCGAAATCAGCAACGACGACGCCTGGGTGCGCGACACCGGCCCGACGTTCGTAATCAATGACAAAGGCGAAGTGCGCGGCGTGGATTGGGGTTTCAACGCCTGGGGCGGCTTCGACGGCGGCTTGTATGCGCCTTGGAACCGTGACGAAGAACTGGCGGCCAAGGTACTGGAAATGGAGCGTTGCCAGCGCTACCACACGGAAGGTTTCGTGCTTGAGGGTGGCTCGATCCACGTGGACGGTGAAGGCACCCTGATCACCACCGAAGAGTGCCTGCTCAACCGCAACCGCAACCCACACCTGAACCGCGAGCAGATCGAAGACATTCTGCGCGAGCACTTGGCCGTGGAAACCATCGTCTGGCTGCCGGATGGCCTGTACAACGACGAAACCGACGGCCACGTCGACAACTTCTGCTGTTACGTAAGCCCGGGTGAAGTGTTACTGGCCTGGACCGATGATTCCAACGACCCCAACTATGCGCGCTGCCACGCCGCCTACGAGGTGCTGAAAAACACCCGCGACGCCAAAGGCCGCGAGTTTGTGGTGCACAAAATGCCGATCCCGGGCCCGCTGTTTGCCACTGAAGAAGAGTGCGCTGGCGTTGACCACGTGGCGGGTAGCCAGGAGCGCGATCCATCGGTTCGCCTGGCCGGTTCGTACGTGAACTTCCTGATCGTGAACGGTGGCATCATCGCGCCGAGCTTCAACGACCCGGCAGATGCGCAGGCCAGAGCGATTCTGGCCAAAATCTTCCCGGATCATGAAGTGGTGATGATCCCTGGCCGTGAACTGTTGCTGGGTGGTGGCAACATTCACTGCCTGACCCAGCAGCAGCCGGCACCGTACAAGCGCTGA
- the rfbC gene encoding dTDP-4-dehydrorhamnose 3,5-epimerase, whose protein sequence is MKIIQTEIPDLLIIEPKVFGDSRGFFFESFNAREFKRLTGFDGDFVQDNHSRSQRGVLRGLHYQINNPQGKLVRVTQGEVLDVAVDIRRSSKTFGQWVATRLNAEDHRQFWVPPGFAHGFVVLSESADFLYKTTDYYNPTAERCIRWDDPQLAIDWELEVAPLLSAKDQAGTLLKDADLFP, encoded by the coding sequence ATGAAGATTATCCAGACTGAAATACCCGACCTGCTGATCATTGAACCGAAAGTCTTCGGCGACAGCCGCGGTTTTTTCTTCGAAAGTTTCAATGCCAGGGAATTCAAGCGCCTTACCGGCTTTGACGGCGACTTTGTGCAGGACAACCATTCACGCTCGCAGCGCGGTGTGTTGCGCGGCCTGCATTACCAGATCAACAACCCGCAGGGCAAACTCGTGCGGGTCACCCAAGGCGAAGTGCTCGACGTGGCCGTGGATATCCGCCGCAGTTCCAAAACCTTCGGCCAATGGGTGGCCACCCGCCTGAACGCCGAAGACCACCGCCAGTTCTGGGTTCCGCCGGGGTTTGCCCATGGTTTCGTGGTGCTCAGCGAGTCCGCCGATTTCCTGTACAAGACCACCGACTACTACAACCCGACAGCCGAGCGCTGCATCCGCTGGGATGATCCGCAATTGGCCATCGACTGGGAGCTGGAGGTGGCGCCTTTGCTCTCAGCCAAGGACCAGGCGGGTACCCTGCTGAAAGACGCCGACCTGTTTCCCTGA
- the nudE gene encoding ADP compounds hydrolase NudE encodes MRQKPTVLSREIVASSRLFRVEAVQLRFSNGNERTYERLVGRGNGYGAVMIVAMLDAEHAVLVEEYCGGTDEYELSLPKGLIEPGEDVLAAADRELKEEAGFGARQLEHLTELSLSPGYMSQKIQVVLATDLYEERLEGDEPEPMRVDKVNLRELSALAMHPQFTEGRALAALYLARDLLAQRGLLDV; translated from the coding sequence ATGCGCCAGAAACCCACCGTACTCAGCCGCGAGATCGTCGCCAGCAGCCGCCTGTTCCGGGTGGAGGCTGTGCAGTTGCGCTTCAGCAATGGCAACGAGCGTACCTATGAGCGATTGGTGGGCCGGGGGAATGGGTATGGTGCGGTAATGATCGTGGCCATGCTCGACGCGGAGCACGCGGTGCTTGTCGAGGAATACTGCGGCGGCACCGATGAATATGAGCTTTCGCTGCCCAAAGGCCTGATCGAGCCGGGCGAAGACGTGCTGGCGGCAGCTGATCGGGAACTCAAGGAGGAAGCCGGTTTTGGCGCACGCCAACTGGAGCACCTGACCGAGCTTTCGCTGTCGCCGGGCTACATGAGCCAGAAAATTCAGGTGGTACTGGCAACTGATCTGTACGAGGAGCGCCTTGAAGGCGACGAGCCTGAGCCGATGCGGGTCGACAAGGTCAACCTGCGCGAGCTTTCCGCCTTGGCCATGCATCCTCAGTTCACCGAAGGTCGAGCGCTGGCGGCGTTGTACCTGGCGCGTGACCTGCTGGCTCAACGGGGGCTGCTGGACGTATGA